From a region of the Candidatus Pantoea bituminis genome:
- a CDS encoding OmpP1/FadL family transporter, translating to MRKIIALAILFNISSACASGLYLYEIGTDDIGLAGAGQAARAQDASTLFTNPAGMTRLPDKMLTVGAQALYGDAPYRLDDDAQLSGNSPGNVIGWFPGGSAFYTQRISPTVSAGLGFYGNYGLGLHFGDWAGENLIKDSTLLAVTLMPALAWQLNDAFSLGAGVGINYGLLKIKRARGDELSDHDWALNGKVGALWQFNPQTRAGLTYTSRTNYHFNVNNTVRLDQLNNSPSWTLPIAATVNTPQQIMLSLFHQLNERWAVMGDAGWQDWSDYGNSEITVAGNQVGDNGRLRDTWHLALGTQFKLTSDWTLNTGVAFDSSFYRSQQDTSLTMPSGDTWRWGVGARYQLDPASSIGGAFEYAHIASSHVSSPLIKGRYDNPALYFFGINYSRTF from the coding sequence ATGCGCAAAATAATAGCTTTGGCCATTTTATTTAATATCTCATCAGCATGCGCAAGTGGACTTTATCTATATGAAATTGGTACTGATGATATAGGTCTGGCCGGTGCAGGTCAGGCGGCGCGTGCGCAGGATGCCTCAACGCTCTTTACCAATCCTGCGGGCATGACAAGGTTGCCTGACAAAATGCTCACGGTTGGTGCGCAGGCACTGTATGGCGATGCCCCTTACCGCCTGGACGATGATGCACAACTCAGCGGCAACAGCCCCGGTAATGTCATTGGCTGGTTTCCCGGCGGCAGCGCTTTTTACACGCAACGGATCAGCCCAACCGTGAGTGCCGGATTAGGATTTTATGGCAACTACGGCCTCGGCCTGCATTTCGGCGACTGGGCCGGGGAAAACCTAATCAAGGACAGCACGCTCCTGGCGGTTACCCTGATGCCCGCGCTGGCCTGGCAACTCAACGATGCATTTTCGCTAGGGGCAGGGGTGGGTATTAACTATGGCCTGCTGAAAATAAAGCGCGCTCGTGGCGATGAACTGTCCGACCATGACTGGGCGCTCAACGGAAAAGTGGGTGCGCTGTGGCAGTTTAACCCGCAGACGCGTGCCGGATTAACCTATACCAGCCGGACAAATTATCACTTCAACGTTAACAACACTGTCCGGCTTGACCAGCTCAATAATTCCCCTTCCTGGACATTACCCATCGCGGCCACCGTCAATACCCCGCAGCAGATCATGCTCAGCCTTTTCCATCAGCTGAATGAACGTTGGGCTGTAATGGGTGATGCGGGATGGCAGGACTGGAGCGATTACGGCAACAGTGAAATAACCGTGGCAGGCAATCAGGTGGGTGACAACGGGCGTCTACGTGATACCTGGCACCTCGCACTGGGCACACAATTCAAACTCACTTCTGACTGGACACTGAATACCGGCGTTGCCTTCGACAGCAGCTTTTACCGCAGCCAGCAGGATACCTCTCTGACGATGCCGTCCGGCGATACCTGGCGCTGGGGCGTGGGTGCGCGTTACCAACTTGATCCTGCCAGCAGCATCGGCGGCGCCTTCGAATACGCGCACATCGCTTCCTCACACGTCTCCTCTCCGCTGATTAAAGGGCGTTATGACAATCCTGCTCTCTACTTTTTTGGCATCAATTACAGCCGGACATTCTGA
- a CDS encoding adenylate cyclase, whose product MAALLSKAGASAGYATGNVIKIPFDKKLNPISKQYEWVPTGVWTITKPVAVNPVPNLVGNIVGSGTSESTISGLSEINKAGKNDD is encoded by the coding sequence ATGGCGGCGTTGCTGAGTAAGGCGGGCGCATCGGCCGGTTATGCTACGGGTAATGTTATTAAGATACCGTTTGATAAAAAGCTAAATCCAATATCAAAACAGTATGAATGGGTGCCGACAGGGGTATGGACGATAACAAAACCAGTAGCAGTGAATCCCGTACCTAACTTGGTTGGTAATATTGTTGGTAGTGGAACTAGTGAGTCAACAATCAGCGGATTGTCCGAGATTAATAAAGCAGGCAAAAATGATGATTAA
- a CDS encoding YdgH/BhsA/McbA-like domain containing protein: MRKISVSMIALALTTLMCSSAFAAKEITKEEAKQYEKVGEVSTTKEYTAPSDAMKDISQKADELGGKYFVITSGNEGDKIRGTATVYK, encoded by the coding sequence ATGAGAAAAATTTCGGTTAGCATGATAGCTCTGGCCTTAACAACTCTGATGTGCTCATCTGCTTTTGCTGCAAAAGAGATCACTAAAGAAGAGGCAAAACAGTATGAGAAAGTGGGTGAAGTCAGCACAACCAAAGAATACACTGCGCCATCAGATGCTATGAAAGATATTTCACAGAAAGCTGATGAGTTGGGTGGGAAGTATTTTGTTATTACTTCAGGTAACGAAGGTGACAAAATTCGTGGCACCGCAACCGTTTATAAATAG